In one window of Mobiluncus massiliensis DNA:
- a CDS encoding L-threonylcarbamoyladenylate synthase: protein MSAKIFELHPENPQTRSLNQIVEIIQDGGIMAYPTDSGYALGCALANGAGLERIRKIRQLDDKHHFTLVCHDFAQLGQLVMVSNSQYRLIKSLTPGPYTFILKGTKEVPRATLNKKKHTVGVRIPAHKVALSLVEALGEAILSCTLLLPGDTEPLSDPVEVIAKLGHLLDIIVDAPIGSDQATTVINMEDDVPVVTREGAGPVDFLQ from the coding sequence ATGAGCGCAAAAATTTTTGAACTGCACCCGGAAAATCCGCAGACTCGTTCGTTGAACCAGATTGTGGAAATTATCCAGGACGGCGGCATAATGGCGTATCCGACTGATTCGGGATACGCGCTAGGCTGTGCTTTGGCCAACGGGGCTGGCCTGGAACGCATCCGGAAAATCCGCCAGCTCGATGATAAGCACCATTTCACGCTGGTGTGCCACGATTTCGCCCAGCTGGGTCAGCTGGTGATGGTGTCGAATTCCCAGTACCGGCTGATTAAATCGCTGACTCCGGGGCCGTACACGTTTATCTTGAAAGGTACCAAGGAAGTTCCGCGCGCCACGCTGAACAAAAAGAAGCACACCGTCGGCGTGCGGATTCCCGCGCACAAGGTCGCCTTATCGCTGGTAGAAGCCTTGGGGGAGGCTATCTTATCCTGCACCCTGCTGCTGCCCGGCGACACGGAACCACTGAGCGATCCGGTCGAGGTCATCGCCAAGCTGGGGCACCTGCTGGATATTATCGTCGATGCGCCGATTGGTTCGGACCAGGCCACTACCGTTATCAATATGGAGGACGACGTTCCGGTGGTAACCCGAGAGGGAGCCGGTCCGGTTGATTTCTTGCAGTAG
- the aspS gene encoding aspartate--tRNA ligase has protein sequence MLRTHKCAELNLKHDGQTVTLCGWVDRRRDHGGVAFMDLRDASGIVQLVVSEEVVREVRNEYVLKVTGKVRKRPEGNENPEIVTGDIEVMADDVEILNSCATLPFQVSEHAEDSNVGEDIRLRYRFVDLRRRQLHDNLVLRSRISQIARRVMEEHEFIEIETPTLTRSTPEGARDFVVPARIRPGSWYALPQSPQLFKQLLMVGGMERYFQLARCYRDEDSRADRQPEFTQLDLEMSFVDQDDVIEVTEHLLKEIWKVIGYDLTTPIPRMPFQEAMDRFGSDKPDLRFGYELVDLTEFFKDTPFKIFQAPYVGAVVMPGGGSQPRRTFDKWQEWAKARGAKGLAYVTLDEQGAAGGPVAKNISDAEKAGLAAATGAQPGDCIFFAAGDKTASQTLLGAARLEIGKRCDLIDEKAWAFTWVVDAPLFKPSGEAVAEGDVALGHSAWTAVHHAFTSPKPECLDTFDTDPGNALAYAYDIVCNGVELGGGSIRIHRRDVQERVFKVMGFSQEEAQARFGFLLDAFKYGAPPHGGLALGWDRIAGMLTGSPSIRDVIAFPKAGDGLDPLTGAPAPITDEQRKETGVDYVPEDDEDAEDAEEAEDSEKTL, from the coding sequence TTGCTGCGAACTCACAAATGTGCGGAATTGAACCTGAAACACGATGGTCAGACCGTCACCCTCTGCGGTTGGGTGGATCGTCGCCGAGACCACGGCGGGGTAGCTTTCATGGACTTGCGTGATGCCTCCGGGATTGTCCAGCTGGTCGTCAGCGAAGAAGTGGTCCGGGAAGTTCGTAACGAATACGTGCTTAAGGTCACCGGCAAGGTGCGCAAACGCCCCGAAGGCAACGAAAACCCCGAAATCGTCACCGGCGATATCGAGGTTATGGCCGATGATGTCGAGATTTTGAACTCCTGCGCGACGCTGCCTTTCCAAGTTTCTGAACACGCCGAGGACTCTAATGTCGGTGAGGATATCCGGTTGCGTTACCGTTTCGTCGATCTGCGCCGCCGTCAGCTGCACGACAATCTGGTGCTGCGCTCGCGGATTTCTCAGATTGCCCGGCGGGTTATGGAAGAACACGAATTTATTGAGATTGAAACCCCAACTTTGACGCGTTCCACCCCGGAAGGGGCGCGCGACTTCGTGGTTCCGGCGCGGATTCGGCCCGGTTCGTGGTACGCCTTGCCGCAGTCGCCCCAGCTGTTTAAACAGCTGCTGATGGTCGGCGGTATGGAACGCTACTTCCAGTTGGCTCGCTGCTACCGTGACGAAGATTCCCGCGCCGATCGCCAACCCGAATTTACCCAGCTCGATCTGGAAATGAGTTTCGTCGACCAAGACGATGTCATCGAGGTAACCGAACACCTGCTGAAAGAGATTTGGAAAGTTATCGGCTATGACCTGACCACTCCGATTCCGCGGATGCCTTTCCAGGAAGCCATGGATCGTTTCGGTTCGGATAAACCGGATTTGCGTTTCGGGTATGAGCTCGTTGATTTGACCGAATTCTTTAAAGATACTCCGTTTAAGATTTTCCAAGCGCCCTACGTGGGGGCAGTGGTCATGCCCGGCGGCGGTTCCCAGCCACGCCGTACTTTTGACAAGTGGCAGGAATGGGCGAAAGCCCGCGGCGCGAAGGGTCTGGCCTACGTGACCTTGGACGAACAAGGTGCCGCAGGCGGTCCGGTAGCCAAAAATATTTCTGACGCGGAAAAGGCCGGTCTGGCTGCTGCCACCGGAGCCCAGCCGGGGGACTGCATTTTCTTTGCCGCCGGGGACAAGACCGCTTCGCAAACGTTGCTGGGGGCAGCTCGCCTGGAGATTGGGAAGCGTTGCGACCTCATCGATGAAAAGGCGTGGGCCTTCACTTGGGTGGTCGACGCGCCGCTGTTCAAGCCCTCCGGCGAGGCAGTAGCGGAAGGCGACGTGGCGCTGGGCCACTCCGCTTGGACCGCCGTACACCACGCTTTTACTTCGCCGAAACCGGAATGTCTCGATACCTTCGATACCGACCCCGGCAATGCCTTGGCGTACGCGTATGACATCGTGTGCAACGGGGTGGAACTCGGCGGTGGCTCCATCCGTATCCATCGCCGCGATGTTCAGGAACGGGTGTTCAAGGTGATGGGCTTTTCGCAGGAGGAGGCGCAGGCGCGCTTCGGATTCCTGCTCGACGCTTTCAAGTACGGCGCTCCGCCGCATGGCGGTCTGGCTCTGGGGTGGGATCGCATTGCCGGAATGCTGACGGGTTCCCCGTCGATTCGCGATGTTATTGCCTTCCCGAAGGCTGGCGACGGCTTAGATCCGCTCACCGGCGCGCCCGCCCCGATTACGGACGAACAGCGCAAAGAAACCGGCGTGGACTACGTGCCCGAAGATGACGAAGATGCCGAGGACGCTGAGGAAGCCGAGGACAGCGAAAAAACGCTGTAA